In Flavobacterium gelatinilyticum, a genomic segment contains:
- a CDS encoding thioredoxin family protein, which yields MKSTVAKALFNSHSYAEYRKLVTDLLSEGKSTGSEQSENLTNYSKLNEARMNRLEKTITISDSITEKLQNLNNHFIWLVISEGWCGDAAQILPVLNKMALASDKKIDLRIVLRDENEALMNQYLTNNGKAIPKVIIICKEAGIVRADWGPRPKGAVQLMAEYKKQFGVIDEKIKTDLQLWYLADKGISIQEELIEIMENIKYNRL from the coding sequence ATGAAAAGTACTGTAGCTAAAGCATTATTCAACAGCCACTCGTATGCTGAATACAGAAAGTTAGTAACCGATTTGCTTTCTGAAGGAAAATCAACAGGAAGTGAGCAGTCTGAAAATCTTACCAATTATTCGAAACTTAACGAAGCCAGAATGAACCGTTTGGAAAAAACAATCACAATTTCTGATTCGATTACTGAAAAACTTCAAAACCTGAACAATCATTTTATATGGCTGGTAATTTCTGAGGGCTGGTGTGGTGATGCAGCCCAGATTCTTCCTGTTTTAAATAAAATGGCACTGGCTTCTGACAAGAAAATTGATCTTAGAATTGTCCTTCGCGACGAAAATGAAGCTTTAATGAATCAATACCTGACTAACAATGGAAAAGCAATTCCTAAAGTCATTATTATTTGCAAAGAAGCCGGAATTGTGCGTGCAGACTGGGGACCAAGACCTAAAGGGGCAGTACAGTTAATGGCAGAATATAAAAAGCAGTTTGGTGTAATTGATGAAAAAATTAAGACTGATCTTCAATTGTGGTATCTGGCCGATAAAGGGATTTCTATTCAGGAAGAGCTGATTGAAATTATGGAAAATATAAAATACAACCGATTATAA
- the truB gene encoding tRNA pseudouridine(55) synthase TruB has protein sequence MTPEEYLNGQVLLIDKPLKWSSFQAVNKLKYLLINKAGLPKKFKIGHAGTLDPLATGLLLICTGKFTKKISELQGQAKEYTGTFYIGATTPSYDLETEIDRTFPTEHIDEALIYETVKQFLGEIDQKPPIFSAIKKDGVRLYEHARAGETIEIESRKTTIHEFEITRIELPEIDFRVVCSKGTYIRSLAYDFGKAMNSGSHLTVLRRTKIGDYDVKNAIDITLFEDSFKQQ, from the coding sequence ATGACACCTGAAGAATATTTAAACGGACAAGTTTTATTGATAGACAAACCTTTAAAATGGAGTTCGTTTCAAGCTGTCAATAAATTAAAATATCTTTTAATTAATAAAGCCGGGCTTCCAAAAAAGTTCAAAATCGGCCATGCCGGAACTTTAGATCCGCTGGCAACAGGCTTATTATTAATCTGCACCGGAAAATTTACCAAGAAAATTTCTGAACTCCAGGGTCAGGCAAAAGAATATACCGGAACATTTTATATAGGAGCCACTACTCCGTCTTACGATCTTGAAACCGAAATCGACCGGACTTTCCCAACAGAGCATATTGATGAAGCTTTGATTTACGAAACAGTGAAACAATTTTTGGGCGAAATCGACCAGAAACCGCCTATTTTTTCAGCGATCAAAAAAGACGGTGTACGTTTATATGAACATGCACGTGCCGGAGAAACAATAGAAATTGAAAGCAGAAAAACCACGATTCATGAATTTGAAATCACCAGAATCGAATTGCCTGAAATTGACTTTAGGGTGGTATGCAGTAAAGGAACTTATATACGTTCGCTTGCTTACGATTTTGGAAAAGCAATGAATTCAGGTTCGCATTTAACGGTTCTTCGCCGCACTAAAATTGGCGATTATGATGTAAAAAATGCAATAGATATAACCTTATTTGAGGACAGCTTTAAACAACAGTAA
- a CDS encoding undecaprenyl-diphosphate phosphatase yields MNTLQAIVLAIIEGITEFLPVSSTGHMIIASSFFGIAHDDFTKLFTIVIQLGAILSVVILYFKRFFQTFDFYFKLLVAFIPAVVLGLLLSDFIDGLLENPVTVAVSLLLGGIILLKVDEWFNKPNDPEVSTEITYAKALKIGLFQCLAMIPGVSRSGASIVGGMSQKLTRTSAAEFSFFLAVPTMLGATAKKCYDYYKAGFELSHDQINILIIGNIVAFIVALLAIKTFIGFLTKNGFKVFGYYRIIAGIILLLIHFFIHPLTII; encoded by the coding sequence ATGAACACATTACAAGCTATCGTTCTTGCCATTATTGAAGGAATAACAGAATTTTTACCGGTTTCTTCAACAGGCCACATGATTATTGCCTCTTCTTTTTTCGGAATCGCTCATGACGATTTCACTAAACTTTTTACAATTGTCATTCAGCTGGGCGCGATACTATCCGTTGTCATTTTATATTTCAAACGTTTCTTTCAGACATTTGATTTCTATTTTAAACTTTTAGTGGCTTTTATTCCTGCCGTGGTTTTAGGCCTGCTATTAAGCGATTTTATCGACGGTTTATTAGAAAATCCTGTTACTGTTGCCGTATCTCTTTTACTGGGAGGTATTATTTTATTAAAAGTTGATGAATGGTTCAACAAACCAAACGATCCCGAAGTTTCAACTGAAATCACATATGCAAAAGCCCTGAAAATTGGATTATTTCAATGCCTTGCCATGATTCCGGGAGTTTCACGAAGCGGTGCCAGTATTGTGGGCGGTATGTCGCAGAAATTAACAAGAACTTCTGCAGCTGAGTTTTCATTCTTTTTGGCTGTACCAACTATGTTAGGCGCAACGGCAAAAAAATGCTACGACTATTACAAAGCCGGATTTGAGTTATCTCACGATCAGATAAACATTTTAATCATCGGGAACATTGTGGCTTTTATTGTCGCTCTTTTAGCTATTAAAACTTTTATTGGTTTCCTGACTAAAAACGGTTTTAAAGTTTTTGGTTATTACCGAATCATTGCCGGAATCATTTTATTACTGATCCACTTTTTTATTCACCCGCTTACGATTATATAA
- a CDS encoding DUF3098 domain-containing protein — MKNNFKEEQPQKHEFLFDGINYKILLIGIAVIALGFILMSGGGSHDPNVFNEDVFSFRRIRLAPTTVLIGFGITIYSIFKKSK; from the coding sequence ATGAAAAATAATTTTAAAGAAGAACAGCCTCAAAAACACGAATTTCTTTTTGATGGTATAAACTATAAAATCTTATTAATTGGAATCGCGGTTATCGCCTTAGGATTTATCCTGATGTCTGGCGGAGGAAGCCACGATCCAAATGTTTTTAATGAAGATGTATTTAGTTTCAGACGTATTCGTTTAGCTCCAACCACCGTTTTAATTGGTTTTGGAATCACGATTTATTCTATCTTCAAAAAATCAAAATAA
- a CDS encoding cell division protein FtsX, producing MSSNFDKFQKRRLISSYFSVVLSVFLVLFLLGVLGLFIINSNKLADDFKEKIAMTVFFKNEANDSIITAFDTELKRAPFALSHVYVTKEKAAKEHTDIIGEDFLTFLGENPLLNSYDIHLKADYVERDSILKIESALRKNTMIEDIVYDKQLVNLVNDNIKKVSMWILIISGFLTVIAVLLINSSLRLSIHSNRFIIKTMQMVGATKSFIRKPFVMRSIKLGILGALLAIIALIGLLFYVESNFPGLGILEEKALIGLVLLAVFGFGILITWISTHIATQRFLNLRTDDLY from the coding sequence ATGAGTTCCAATTTTGATAAATTTCAAAAACGCAGGTTAATTTCCTCTTATTTTTCGGTAGTTTTAAGTGTATTTCTGGTTTTATTCCTTTTAGGAGTACTGGGATTATTTATTATTAATTCTAATAAACTGGCTGACGACTTTAAAGAAAAAATTGCTATGACGGTTTTCTTTAAAAATGAGGCAAATGACAGTATTATCACAGCTTTTGACACTGAACTTAAAAGAGCGCCTTTTGCCTTATCTCATGTTTATGTAACTAAAGAAAAAGCGGCAAAAGAACATACTGATATTATTGGAGAAGATTTCCTGACTTTTTTAGGTGAAAACCCATTATTGAATTCATACGATATTCATTTAAAAGCTGATTATGTTGAACGTGACAGTATTTTAAAAATCGAAAGTGCTTTGCGTAAAAATACTATGATCGAAGATATTGTTTACGACAAACAATTGGTAAATCTGGTAAACGACAATATCAAAAAAGTAAGTATGTGGATTTTGATTATCAGCGGTTTCCTTACTGTAATTGCAGTTTTATTAATCAACAGCTCACTACGTTTATCTATACATTCCAACCGTTTTATCATTAAAACCATGCAGATGGTGGGTGCTACAAAATCGTTTATCCGTAAACCTTTTGTCATGAGAAGCATCAAATTAGGAATATTGGGTGCTTTATTAGCAATCATTGCCTTAATTGGTCTTTTATTCTATGTTGAATCAAATTTCCCCGGATTAGGAATTTTAGAAGAAAAAGCACTGATCGGATTGGTTTTACTGGCTGTTTTTGGATTCGGAATCCTTATTACCTGGATAAGCACTCACATTGCAACGCAGCGTTTCTTAAACTTAAGAACAGACGATCTTTACTAA
- a CDS encoding molybdopterin-dependent oxidoreductase, giving the protein MKTQNYILVLLIAFSCAMCNSSKKEKEETASTEETIKTDIDKHIPLTPEDSLKMVNHQIEVKGDVEFPLQLTVDSLKKMKVVTIDDFKVVCQSGQVKKDDKVCKGVLLKDILEKAKIKQDGHKDRNFYIVARASDDYKATFSWAEIFNNPTGENAFVLFEENGKPIKNGEMIAICKNDIKTGPRHVYWLKSIEVYKVK; this is encoded by the coding sequence ATGAAAACACAAAATTACATTCTTGTTTTATTAATCGCATTTTCATGTGCGATGTGCAATTCTTCGAAAAAAGAAAAAGAAGAAACAGCTTCTACAGAAGAAACAATAAAAACCGATATTGACAAACACATTCCGCTGACTCCTGAGGACAGTTTAAAAATGGTTAACCATCAAATCGAAGTAAAAGGAGATGTTGAATTTCCATTACAGCTTACAGTTGATTCTTTAAAAAAGATGAAAGTCGTAACAATCGACGATTTTAAAGTAGTCTGCCAGAGCGGTCAGGTAAAAAAAGATGATAAAGTGTGCAAAGGTGTGCTTTTGAAAGATATTTTAGAAAAAGCAAAAATAAAACAGGATGGGCATAAAGACCGAAATTTTTATATTGTAGCAAGGGCTTCAGACGATTACAAAGCTACTTTTTCATGGGCAGAAATTTTTAATAATCCTACCGGTGAAAATGCTTTTGTTCTTTTTGAAGAAAACGGAAAACCAATTAAAAACGGCGAAATGATAGCGATTTGCAAAAACGACATCAAAACCGGGCCGCGTCATGTTTACTGGCTGAAAAGCATCGAGGTTTATAAAGTTAAATAA
- a CDS encoding TonB-dependent receptor plug domain-containing protein, giving the protein MKLKFLSLLLLPIFGLAQQNNSKPADSLKNSNVFMLGEVIITNHQNKDTLNRVTSKTMESQNKMEVSKALNMLPGVSLTASGPRNESMVSVRGFDLRQVPVYMDGIPVYVPYDGYVDLARFTTFDLAAVDVSKGFSSVLYGPNSLGGAINLVSRKPSKKLEYDGSLGVINSNGYRGNVNIGSNIGKFYFQGGFSYLDRDSYRMSSSFVPTANENGGQRDNSYRKDQKISFKIGWTPTEKSEYAIGYINQQGKKANPVYTGNDTQNSLLLKPRFWQWPNWDKESFYFISNSAFDDQNSFKTRVYFDRFKNTLDSYDDASYSAQTKPYAFESIYNDYTFGGNLEYNTKIIPKNDLKIAFHFKEDVHRENNLGEPVRHFIDNTVLVGIEDIYKVTSKFTVIPGVSYNIRKNNEAEDYNSTTKVISDYPEAGASDAFNAQIGLFYQFNNENKLGATVSQKTRFATIKDRYSYRMGTAIPNPDLKPEKAVNYELNYTANLFGKVTFQTAVFYSSLSDAILSVSNVEPGKSQMQNFGEAEYKGIEAQLHYAVLDNLSLNFNYTYLERKNITNPTIHFTDVPNTKVMGTLEYSPIKILRLIANSEFNSPRFSTSYGARVSDYTLLNLYGSGKITKNFSLDAGINNIFDKNYSIVEGYPEEGRNFFVTLRFFNWN; this is encoded by the coding sequence ATGAAACTAAAATTTCTCTCGCTTTTGCTTCTTCCAATATTTGGACTGGCACAGCAGAACAATTCAAAACCAGCTGATTCTTTAAAAAATTCGAATGTTTTTATGCTTGGGGAAGTTATTATTACCAACCATCAGAACAAAGACACTTTGAACAGGGTAACATCAAAAACAATGGAATCCCAAAACAAAATGGAAGTTTCTAAAGCGCTGAACATGCTTCCGGGGGTCAGCCTGACAGCTTCGGGACCAAGAAACGAATCGATGGTTTCTGTTCGTGGTTTTGATTTAAGACAGGTTCCGGTTTATATGGACGGGATTCCGGTTTATGTGCCTTATGACGGTTATGTTGATCTTGCCAGATTTACCACTTTCGATTTGGCTGCGGTTGATGTTTCAAAAGGATTTTCATCTGTTCTTTACGGACCAAATTCGCTTGGCGGCGCTATAAATTTAGTTTCCAGAAAACCTTCTAAAAAACTGGAATACGATGGATCACTGGGAGTGATCAACAGCAACGGATACCGCGGTAATGTAAATATTGGTTCGAATATTGGGAAATTCTACTTTCAGGGAGGTTTCTCTTATTTAGACCGTGATTCGTACAGAATGTCTTCCAGCTTTGTTCCAACAGCCAATGAAAACGGAGGCCAAAGAGACAATTCATATAGAAAAGATCAAAAAATCAGTTTTAAAATTGGATGGACGCCGACTGAAAAAAGCGAATATGCGATTGGTTATATCAATCAGCAGGGCAAAAAAGCAAACCCTGTTTATACCGGAAACGATACTCAAAATTCTCTTTTGCTGAAACCGCGCTTCTGGCAGTGGCCAAACTGGGATAAAGAAAGTTTTTATTTTATTTCGAATTCTGCTTTTGATGACCAGAACAGTTTTAAAACCAGAGTTTATTTTGACCGTTTCAAAAATACTCTCGACAGTTATGACGATGCTTCGTATTCAGCACAAACAAAACCGTATGCATTCGAAAGTATTTACAACGATTATACTTTTGGAGGAAATCTGGAGTACAACACTAAAATTATCCCAAAAAACGACCTGAAAATTGCTTTTCACTTTAAAGAAGATGTGCACCGCGAAAACAATCTTGGCGAGCCGGTTCGTCATTTTATAGACAATACCGTTTTGGTGGGAATTGAAGATATATATAAAGTTACTTCAAAATTTACCGTAATTCCGGGTGTTAGTTACAACATCAGAAAAAACAATGAAGCCGAAGATTACAACAGCACGACAAAAGTAATTTCTGATTATCCTGAAGCCGGAGCAAGTGATGCGTTTAATGCTCAGATTGGTCTATTTTATCAGTTCAATAACGAAAACAAACTGGGCGCAACTGTTTCTCAAAAAACCCGATTTGCTACTATAAAAGACCGTTACTCATACCGAATGGGAACTGCAATTCCAAATCCGGACCTGAAACCTGAAAAAGCTGTTAATTATGAATTGAATTACACGGCAAATCTTTTTGGAAAAGTAACATTCCAGACGGCTGTTTTCTACAGTTCACTTTCGGATGCGATCTTAAGTGTGAGCAATGTTGAGCCGGGAAAATCGCAGATGCAGAATTTTGGTGAAGCTGAATATAAAGGAATCGAGGCCCAGCTGCATTATGCTGTTTTAGATAATTTGTCTCTTAACTTTAATTACACGTATCTGGAAAGAAAAAACATTACAAATCCAACTATTCATTTTACCGATGTTCCAAACACAAAAGTAATGGGAACTTTAGAGTACAGCCCTATAAAGATCCTGCGATTAATTGCCAATTCTGAGTTTAATTCGCCTCGTTTCAGTACAAGCTACGGCGCAAGGGTTTCAGATTATACGCTTTTAAACTTATACGGTTCAGGCAAAATCACTAAGAATTTCAGTCTCGATGCCGGAATCAATAATATATTTGACAAAAACTACAGTATTGTAGAAGGTTACCCCGAAGAAGGACGCAACTTTTTTGTAACACTTCGTTTTTTCAATTGGAATTAA
- a CDS encoding winged helix-turn-helix domain-containing protein translates to MTANKKYNIEVRVWIEETEGAFLGIGKIWLLENIQKTGSITNAAKEMKMAYRQAWQMVEEMNQRAESPLVEKLLGGKGGGGAKLTEAGEKAIAIFYEVEKRIKEFAQKETQLLKF, encoded by the coding sequence TATCGAAGTACGGGTTTGGATTGAAGAAACTGAAGGGGCGTTTCTGGGAATTGGAAAAATCTGGCTTTTAGAAAATATCCAAAAAACAGGTTCTATAACCAATGCAGCTAAAGAAATGAAAATGGCGTACAGACAAGCCTGGCAGATGGTTGAAGAAATGAATCAGCGTGCAGAATCTCCTCTGGTCGAAAAACTTCTGGGCGGAAAAGGCGGCGGCGGGGCAAAACTAACAGAGGCCGGAGAAAAAGCAATTGCTATTTTTTATGAAGTTGAAAAACGTATAAAAGAATTCGCGCAAAAAGAAACACAACTTTTAAAGTTTTAA